One region of Chloroflexota bacterium genomic DNA includes:
- a CDS encoding Flp family type IVb pilin has product MLFAPKEKGQGLVEYALILVLVAIVVIAILAILGPAIGNVFSNVVSAI; this is encoded by the coding sequence ATGTTGTTTGCTCCGAAAGAGAAAGGCCAGGGCCTGGTAGAGTATGCGTTGATTCTTGTGTTGGTGGCTATTGTTGTGATTGCTATTTTGGCCATTTTGGGCCCGGCAATCGGGAACGTGTTCAGCAACGTGGTCAGCGCGATCTAA